A region from the Salidesulfovibrio onnuriiensis genome encodes:
- a CDS encoding FAD-dependent oxidoreductase, with translation MSSQNIVVIGGSAAGPKAAARAKRINAAANVILLQKAPELSMASCGYPYFIGGGFDDRNQLLCTPTGVVRNEAFFAAAKRVDARVNTEVTAIDRSAKTVACVNVLSGETGTVSYDKLILCTGASPRRPPVPGADLDGVRSLSTMHDADTLRALRDSGEVRDVLVVGGGLIGIEVCEALAESGMNVHVVEMLPQLLTFLDWEMAKLVEKHVVSKGVTVHTENGVAEFLGENGRLTGARLKDGSVISCNLAVVSIGVTPNAGLAREAGLDIGEFGGIVVDEHMRTSDPAIYAAGDCVEISHRITGRKVHAPYGDLANLEARVAADNMVLGDTAVFPGTVNSGICKVFDLSAGSTGLSERQALAEGYEVVTATNASPDKPGFMGAKLLVSKMVADARTGRVLGFQCVGPGEVNRQMAEAAMAVMNGNTVRDIGVADLPYAPPFSLAIDHFITTAHILENKMAGRMTGIRNAEVKERVDAGGAPFILDVRAPGEFEEMRLDIGETLIPLGMLGKSLDKLPQDKDAEIVAFCKISMRGYEAQRALEAHGWNNVKVMEGGIMAWPFAVKQGCR, from the coding sequence ATGAGTTCACAGAACATCGTGGTCATCGGCGGTTCCGCCGCCGGGCCCAAGGCCGCGGCCCGCGCCAAGCGCATCAACGCCGCCGCCAATGTCATCCTGCTGCAAAAGGCCCCGGAACTGTCCATGGCCTCCTGCGGCTATCCCTATTTCATCGGCGGCGGTTTCGACGACCGCAACCAGTTGCTGTGCACCCCCACCGGCGTGGTGCGCAACGAGGCCTTTTTCGCGGCCGCCAAGCGGGTGGACGCCCGGGTGAACACCGAGGTCACGGCTATTGACCGCAGTGCCAAGACCGTTGCCTGCGTCAACGTCCTTAGCGGGGAGACGGGCACGGTTTCCTACGACAAGCTGATCCTGTGCACGGGCGCATCCCCGCGCCGTCCGCCGGTCCCGGGGGCGGACCTGGACGGTGTGCGCTCCCTGTCCACCATGCACGATGCCGACACCCTGCGCGCCCTGCGCGACTCGGGCGAGGTCCGGGACGTGCTTGTGGTGGGCGGCGGGCTCATCGGCATCGAGGTCTGCGAGGCCCTGGCCGAGTCGGGCATGAACGTGCACGTGGTGGAGATGCTGCCCCAGCTGCTCACGTTTCTGGACTGGGAAATGGCCAAGCTGGTGGAAAAGCACGTGGTTTCCAAGGGCGTCACCGTGCACACGGAAAACGGCGTGGCCGAGTTCCTGGGCGAGAACGGCCGGCTGACCGGCGCACGGCTCAAGGATGGCTCCGTGATCTCCTGCAACCTGGCCGTGGTTTCCATCGGGGTGACCCCCAATGCCGGGCTGGCGCGGGAGGCCGGGCTGGACATCGGCGAATTCGGCGGCATTGTCGTGGACGAGCACATGCGGACCTCGGACCCGGCCATTTACGCGGCGGGCGACTGCGTGGAGATTTCCCACCGCATCACCGGCAGGAAAGTCCACGCCCCCTATGGGGACCTGGCCAACCTCGAGGCGCGTGTGGCGGCCGACAACATGGTCCTGGGCGACACGGCCGTGTTCCCGGGCACCGTCAACAGCGGCATCTGCAAGGTTTTCGACCTGAGCGCCGGCTCCACCGGGCTTTCGGAACGGCAGGCCCTGGCCGAGGGCTACGAAGTGGTCACCGCCACCAACGCCAGCCCGGACAAGCCCGGGTTCATGGGCGCGAAGCTGCTTGTCTCCAAGATGGTGGCGGACGCCCGGACCGGCCGTGTCCTCGGCTTCCAGTGCGTTGGGCCCGGCGAGGTCAACCGGCAGATGGCCGAGGCGGCCATGGCGGTCATGAACGGCAACACGGTGCGGGACATCGGCGTGGCCGACCTGCCCTATGCCCCGCCGTTCTCCCTGGCCATCGACCATTTCATCACCACCGCCCATATCCTGGAAAACAAGATGGCCGGACGCATGACCGGCATCCGCAATGCCGAGGTCAAGGAGCGCGTGGACGCGGGCGGAGCGCCGTTCATCCTGGATGTCCGCGCCCCCGGCGAGTTCGAGGAGATGCGTTTGGATATCGGCGAAACCCTGATTCCCCTGGGCATGCTGGGCAAGTCCCTGGACAAGCTGCCTCAGGACAAGGATGCGGAGATCGTCGCCTTCTGCAAGATTTCCATGCGCGGGTATGAGGCCCAGCGGGCGCTGGAGGCCCACGGCTGGAACAACGTGAAGGTCATGGAAGGGGGCATCATGGCCTGGCCCTTTGCTGTGAAACAAGGCTGCAGATAA
- a CDS encoding Panacea domain-containing protein gives MTTINDACDYIISKLSADDVGLSVLKLQKLLYYCQSWHLAFGQGKLFEGKFQAWVHGPVNREIYDRFKDDKMLYSAVVHEDIRKDFKAESIPEKARQCIDAVLDVYAKYTGDQLEYLTHQELPWKDARGRLELHERCENDISEDTMQQFYAAKLEK, from the coding sequence GTGACTACCATTAATGATGCTTGCGATTATATCATTTCTAAGCTTTCCGCTGATGATGTGGGATTGAGTGTTCTTAAGCTTCAGAAATTACTCTACTATTGTCAGTCATGGCACTTAGCATTTGGTCAAGGGAAACTGTTTGAGGGGAAATTTCAAGCTTGGGTTCATGGGCCAGTGAACCGTGAAATCTATGATCGCTTTAAAGACGACAAAATGCTTTATTCTGCTGTCGTACATGAAGATATCAGAAAAGATTTTAAAGCAGAAAGTATCCCTGAAAAGGCTCGTCAGTGCATAGACGCTGTCCTTGATGTTTATGCAAAATATACAGGTGACCAGCTTGAGTATTTGACGCACCAAGAATTGCCGTGGAAAGATGCTCGAGGGAGGCTGGAGCTGCATGAACGTTGTGAAAATGACATTTCAGAGGACACTATGCAGCAGTTTTATGCAGCTAAGTTAGAAAAATAA
- the uvrA gene encoding excinuclease ABC subunit UvrA: MTKTTDNNCIHIEGARHHNLKDLTLDIPRDQLVVVCGPSGSGKSTLAFDIVYAEGQRRYVESLSAYARQFLPQMDKPQVDKVEGLSPAISLEQQTTSRNPRSTVGTVTEIYDFLRVFFARLGKFYCPECGKPIEAQTTDQIVDEVMAMGEGAKFLILAPLVEHQKGTHKDLFARLKKEGFVRVRVDGQALPLDEVPELEKNKKHTIDLVVDRLVLKDGIKKRVADSVELALKYGEERIIISVVGGDNEGDRPMSTLSTCPSCKISMPRLNPQLFSFNSPQGACPTCNGIGSMDYFEPNLVAPNRGLSLNQGGIIPWKSAYRQKQYGPQLQKLGKEHGFTLDTPLDQFSEKAWDALFHGCDKTGWSGVIPILEYGFQQADVWDHWMTTFRQTRPCPACDGARLRPESLAVRVQDKNIHGFVSMSIRRALEWLEGLTFQGHDNLIAEPLLKELGHRLSFMVNVGLDYINLGRNMSTLSGGEAQRIRLASQLGSGLVGVTYVLDEPSIGLHPRDNERLLNTLRSLQQRGNTVLVVEHDEPTIRHADHVIELGPNSGMLGGEIVFQGSTEQLLKSESLTGKYLRGDMRIEIPTERRKPKGKITLRNVTTNNLKGVDVDLPLGMLTCVTGVSGSGKSSLVVDSLYKHLLLHMGNRADNPGRIGGIEGLEQVEKVISIDQTPIGRTPRSNPATYTKIFDEIRKLFANSKESKKRGYQPGRFSFNVKGGRCEACKGDGQLKIEMHFLPDVYVTCDTCKGRRYNAQTLEVTYKDKNIAEVLDMTVRQARAFFEHHPALQRRLEVLEQVGLEYLHLGQPATTLSGGEAQRIKISRELGKRSLPGALYILDEPTTGLHMHEVGKLIRVLHQLVDKGATVIVIEHNTDVIMSSDHVIDLGPGGGEHGGQIVASGTPEEIIANPDSVTGKFLI; this comes from the coding sequence ATGACCAAAACGACCGACAACAACTGTATCCATATAGAAGGCGCCCGGCACCACAACCTCAAGGACCTGACCCTGGACATCCCCCGCGACCAGCTGGTGGTTGTCTGCGGCCCGTCCGGGTCGGGCAAGTCCACCCTGGCCTTCGACATCGTCTACGCCGAAGGCCAGCGTCGCTACGTGGAATCCCTTTCCGCCTACGCCCGCCAGTTCCTGCCCCAGATGGACAAGCCACAGGTGGACAAGGTGGAGGGCCTTTCCCCGGCGATCTCCCTGGAACAGCAGACCACCTCGCGCAACCCGCGCTCCACCGTGGGGACGGTGACCGAGATCTACGACTTCCTGCGCGTGTTCTTTGCCCGCCTCGGCAAATTCTACTGTCCCGAGTGCGGCAAGCCCATCGAGGCCCAGACCACGGACCAGATCGTGGACGAGGTCATGGCCATGGGCGAGGGCGCGAAGTTCCTGATCCTGGCCCCGCTGGTGGAGCACCAGAAGGGCACGCACAAGGACCTTTTCGCCAGGCTCAAGAAGGAAGGGTTCGTACGCGTGCGCGTGGACGGCCAGGCCCTGCCTCTGGACGAGGTCCCCGAGCTGGAAAAGAACAAGAAGCACACCATCGACCTGGTGGTAGACCGGCTGGTGCTCAAGGACGGCATAAAGAAGCGCGTGGCCGACTCCGTGGAGCTGGCCCTGAAATACGGCGAGGAGCGGATCATCATCTCCGTGGTGGGCGGCGACAACGAAGGCGACCGGCCCATGAGCACGCTCTCCACCTGCCCGTCGTGCAAGATTTCCATGCCGCGCCTGAACCCGCAGCTCTTTTCCTTCAACAGCCCCCAGGGAGCCTGCCCCACCTGCAACGGCATCGGCTCCATGGACTATTTCGAGCCCAACCTGGTGGCCCCCAACCGGGGCCTGTCCCTGAACCAGGGCGGCATCATCCCCTGGAAGAGCGCCTACCGCCAAAAGCAGTACGGCCCGCAGCTCCAGAAACTGGGCAAGGAGCACGGCTTCACCCTGGACACGCCCCTGGACCAGTTCTCGGAAAAGGCCTGGGACGCCCTGTTCCACGGCTGTGACAAGACCGGGTGGTCCGGGGTCATCCCCATCCTGGAATACGGATTCCAGCAGGCCGACGTCTGGGACCACTGGATGACAACCTTCCGCCAGACCCGGCCCTGCCCGGCCTGCGACGGCGCGCGCCTGCGGCCCGAATCCCTGGCCGTGCGCGTGCAGGACAAGAACATCCACGGCTTCGTGTCCATGTCCATCCGCCGCGCCCTGGAATGGCTGGAGGGCCTCACCTTCCAGGGGCACGATAACCTAATTGCCGAGCCCCTGCTCAAGGAGCTGGGCCACCGGCTGAGCTTCATGGTCAACGTGGGCCTGGACTACATCAACCTGGGCCGCAACATGAGCACCCTTTCCGGCGGCGAGGCCCAGCGCATCCGCCTGGCCTCCCAGCTCGGGTCCGGCCTGGTGGGCGTGACCTACGTGCTGGACGAGCCGAGCATCGGCCTGCACCCGCGCGACAACGAGCGGCTCCTGAACACTCTGCGTTCGCTCCAGCAGCGCGGCAACACCGTGCTGGTCGTCGAGCACGACGAGCCCACCATCCGCCACGCGGACCACGTCATCGAGCTGGGCCCCAATTCGGGCATGCTCGGCGGCGAGATCGTGTTCCAGGGCAGCACCGAGCAGCTGCTCAAGTCCGAATCCCTGACCGGCAAGTACCTGCGCGGCGACATGCGCATCGAGATCCCCACGGAGCGGCGCAAGCCCAAGGGAAAGATCACTCTCAGGAACGTGACCACCAACAACCTCAAGGGCGTGGACGTGGACCTGCCGCTGGGCATGCTCACCTGCGTCACGGGCGTTTCCGGCTCGGGCAAGAGCTCGCTGGTGGTGGATTCGCTCTACAAGCACCTGCTGCTGCACATGGGCAACCGGGCAGACAACCCGGGCCGCATCGGCGGCATCGAGGGACTGGAGCAGGTGGAAAAGGTCATCTCCATCGACCAGACGCCCATCGGCCGCACCCCGCGCTCCAACCCGGCCACCTACACCAAGATCTTCGACGAGATCCGCAAGCTGTTCGCCAACTCCAAGGAATCCAAGAAACGCGGCTACCAGCCGGGCCGGTTCAGCTTCAACGTCAAGGGCGGCCGCTGCGAGGCCTGCAAGGGCGACGGCCAGCTCAAGATCGAAATGCACTTCCTGCCGGACGTCTACGTGACCTGCGACACCTGCAAGGGCAGGCGCTACAACGCCCAGACCCTGGAAGTGACCTACAAGGACAAGAATATCGCCGAGGTGCTGGACATGACCGTGCGCCAGGCCCGGGCCTTTTTCGAGCACCACCCCGCGCTCCAGAGGCGGCTGGAGGTGCTGGAGCAGGTGGGCCTGGAATACCTGCACCTGGGCCAGCCCGCCACCACGCTCTCGGGCGGCGAGGCGCAGCGCATCAAGATCAGCCGCGAGCTGGGCAAGCGCAGCCTGCCGGGCGCGCTGTACATCCTGGACGAGCCCACCACCGGCCTGCACATGCACGAGGTGGGCAAGCTCATCCGCGTGCTGCACCAGCTCGTGGACAAGGGAGCCACCGTCATCGTCATCGAGCACAACACCGACGTGATCATGAGCTCGGACCATGTCATCGACCTGGGACCGGGCGGCGGCGAGCACGGCGGCCAAATCGTGGCCTCGGGAACACCGGAGGAGATCATCGCCAACCCCGACTCGGTGACCGGCAAATTCCTCATCTAA